Proteins from a genomic interval of Zingiber officinale cultivar Zhangliang chromosome 1B, Zo_v1.1, whole genome shotgun sequence:
- the LOC121992671 gene encoding uncharacterized mitochondrial protein AtMg00810-like → MDVKNAFLHGDLKEEIYMTPPSGLFSTPSSDVCKLKRSLYSLKQAPRAWFDKFRSTLINFSFVQSQYDSSLFLCKTAKGIVLLLVYVDDIVITGSNSVLISQLQEHLQGSFHMKDLGSLHYFLGLEVHSTPAGIFLHQHKYLQGIVALADLQDGRSVDHPLEVNVKYRRDEGDFLPDLSLYRQLVGSSNYLTITRPDIAFSIQQVSQFLQAPTHLHLAAVRRIIRYLHGTSSRELFFSAGSPIRLVAYSDAGWAGCSDTRRSVTGWCMFLGTSLIAWKSKKQDRVSKSSTESEYRDMSSACSEIVWPRELLGELGFSQLEPTPLHADNTSAIHIAANPVFHEYTKHIEVDCHSIREAYDACVITLPHITTEFQITDVFTKALSRHRHHFLIDKLMLVDHPASI, encoded by the coding sequence atggatgtgaaaaatgCCTTTTTGCATGGAGATCTTAAGGAAGAAATTTATATGACTCCACCATCAGGATTATTTTCTACACCCTCTTCTGATGTTTGCAAACTAAAACGTTCACTCTATAGTTTAAAGCAGGCTCCACGTGCTTGGTTTGACAAGTTCCGCTCTACGCTTATTAACTTCTCTTTTGTCCAAAGTCAGTATGATTCTTCTTTATTTCTGTGCAAAACTGCAAAAGGAATCGTCTTGCTCctggtatatgttgatgatattgttatTACAGGGTCCAACTCTGTCTTAATTTCTCAGCTTCAAGAGCATCTTCAGGGGTCTTTccatatgaaagacttgggatcTTTACACTATTTTTTGGGGCTTGAAGTACACTCTACTCCAGCTGGAATTTTCTTACACCAACATAAATATCTTCAGGGGATAGTGGCTTTGGCTGATCTACAGGATGGTCGTTCTGTTGATCATCCTTTAGAGGTGAACGTTAAATATCGCCGTGATGAGGGTGATTTTCTCCCAGATCTATCTTTATATAGACAACTAGTGGGGAGCTCGAACTATCTGACTATTACCCGGCCTGATATTGCCTTTTCTATTCAACAAGTTAGTCAATTTCTACAAGCACCTACACATCTTCATTTGGCTGCAGTTCGACGCATTATTCGCTATTTGCATGGCACTTCTTCCCGGGAACTTTTCTTCTCTGCGGGCTCTCCTATTCGTTTGGTTGCATATAGTGATGCTGGTTGGGCTGGTTGTTCTGATACTCGACGCTCAGTTACAGGTTGGTGCATGTTTTTGGGTACCTCTCTTATTGCGTGGAAAAGTAAGAAGCAAGATCGGGTGTCTAAGTCTTCCACAGAATCAGAGTATCGCGATATGTCCTCTGCTTGTTCTGAAATAGTTTGGCCTCGGGAACTGTTGGGTGAACTTGGGTTTTCCCAACTTGAACCTACTCCACTTCATGCAGATAATACTAGTGCTATTCACATTGCTGCTAATCCAGTATTTCACGAATACACCAAACACATCGAAGTAGATTGTCATTCTATTCGTGAGGCATATGATGCTTGTGTCATCACTCTTCCACATATAACTACTGAATTCCAAATTACTGATGTGTTTACTAAAGCTCTCTCCCGACATCGTCATCACTTTCTTATTGACAAATTGATGCTTGTTGATCATCCAGCATCAATTTGA